A genome region from Coffea arabica cultivar ET-39 chromosome 7e, Coffea Arabica ET-39 HiFi, whole genome shotgun sequence includes the following:
- the LOC113700920 gene encoding F-box/LRR-repeat protein At3g59190-like, which yields MSSIQRSFLAPRIRCNRCEKTAKVQSQNHVKVDHVDRLSALPNDLLCHILSFLPTKKAAATSILSTRWRYLFTSLPNIHLEFDHSLRDIRGPNYQRFARFVDCCHRLILQRKPYCLRKFHLSLKEFLEIFRVAIDSLICAAISCGVQQLEVFVGHDRSGALSPPGILSCPAIFSCKTIVEMKLKIRFTVFYVPETVSLPNLKVLHLAQYVLTDELSTPRLIQGCPVLIELSFDCYTFPGDQVQTLLIKSPSLQKLSLHCMSDDDWDIVLDIPNAVNLECEVDGESKTSINAPKLQHLNFDGNVVEVNILPNHKSLVEARISVSCPSDQEQLLRCEVAFELMNWSQSVVSLYLLDTTVELLFYSQKLLPTFEKLTYLEVEVRKYYGKRMHSWKMLSWLLESAPNLQVLVFDEVFWDDRIESCAENEKFEFLSAKPVPLCLPKHLREVKIREFNGKEYEFKLIDYILQNVKALKKMTVGVLGGFRDRRKILSLKRCNDCQIVFT from the exons ATGTCTAGTATCCAGAGATCCTTTTTGGCTCCAAGAATTCGGTGCAATCGATGTGAAAAAACTGCCAAAGTCCAGTCCCAAAATCATGTTAAAGTTGATCATGTTGATCGGTTAAGTGCTCTTCCGAATGACCTTCTCTGCCATatcctttcctttcttccaacaaaaaaAGCTGCAGCCACCTCCATCCTATCCACTCGATGGCGTTACCTTTTCACTTCACTTCCCAATATTCATCTGGAATTTGATCACTCTTTACGAGACATTAGAGGTCCCAATTATCAACGATTTGCTCGATTCGTAGATTGTTGTCATCGTTTGATTCTTCAGCGAAAACCGTAttgtttgagaaaattccatcTTTCCCTGAAAGAGTTTCTTGAGATTTTTCGGGTGGCAATTGACTCTCTGATATGTGCAGCAATTTCCTGTGGAGTCCAACAACTTGAGGTTTTTGTGGGACATGATCGTTCCGGTGCATTGTCTCCTCCGGGAATTTTGTCCTGTCCAGCAATTTTCAGTTGCAAAACAATTGTAGAAATGAAGCTGAAAATTCGCTTTACTGTTTTCTATGTGCCGGAAACAGTTTCTTTGCCGAATCTTAAGGTTCTGCATTTGGCACAATATGTATTGACAGATGAGCTGTCTACTCCCAGGCTCATTCAGGGTTGTCCCGTGCTCATAGAACTGTCTTTCGACTGTTATACATTTCCAGGGGATCAAGTTCAGACCCTTTTGATAAAAAGCCCTTCCCTGCAAAAACTCAGCCTCCATTGTATGTCTGATGATGATTGGGACATTGTTCTGGACATCCCCAATGCTGTAAATTTGGAATGCGAGGTTGATGGAGAGAGTAAAACAAGTATAAATGCCCCAAAGCTTCAACATTTGAACTTTGATGGCAATGTAGTTGAAGTAAACATTCTTCCAAACCACAAGTCTCTTGTCGAAGCCAGAATATCAGTTTCTTGCCCATCAGATCAAGAACAATTATTACGCTGTGAGGTTGCCTTTGAGCTTATGAATTGGTCACAAAGTGTGGTATCACTTTATTTGCTGGATACCACGGTGGAg TTACTCTTTTATTCTCAAAAGTTGCTGCCAACTTTTGAAAAGCTGACTTATCTTGAGGTTGAAGTCCGCAAATATTATGGTAAGCGCATGCATAGCTGGAAGATGTTATCATGGTTACTTGAAAGTGCACCTAATCTTCAAGTGCTGGTCTTTGATGAA GTGTTTTGGGATGACAGGATTGAATCCTGTGCTGAAAACGAGAAATTTGAGTTTCTTTCTGCAAAGCCTGTTCCATTATGCTTGCCGAAACATCTTAGGGAAGTAAAAATCAGAGAATTCAATGGAAAGGAATATGAATTCAAGCTCATTGACTATATTTTGCAGAATGTGAAAGCTTTAAAAAAGATGACTGTTGGTGTTCTTGGAGGCTTTCGAGATCGCAGGAAAATATTGTCATTGAAGAGATGCAACGACTGCCAGATTGTGTtcacttaa